One segment of Strix aluco isolate bStrAlu1 chromosome 17, bStrAlu1.hap1, whole genome shotgun sequence DNA contains the following:
- the GMEB2 gene encoding glucocorticoid modulatory element-binding protein 2 isoform X2, which yields MAEDEDSLEAEIVYPITCGDSKANLIWRKFVCPGINVKCVQFDDHLISPKEFVHLAGKSTLKDWKRAIRMNGIMLRKIMDSGELDFYQHTKVCSNTCRSTKIDLTGARVSLTSQTSTEYIPLTPASADVNGSPATITIETCEDTSDWSTSIGDDTFAFWRGLKDTGLLEEVIHEFHQELVETMKGLQQRAQDPPLQLGDAILLNNVVQNFGMLDLVKKVLASHKCQMDRSREQYARDLAALEQQCDEHRKRAKELKHKSQHLNNVLMTLTPVSVPAPLKRPRLTRATSGPAAITSQVLSQPAQLAVTPGVPVSQLTNLPLGKVVSALPPSVLGKSPSQPPATSSPASPLLGGYTVLASAGSTFPGTVEIHPDASNLTVLSTAAVQDGSTVVKVVSPFQLLTLPGLGTTIQNVTQMAPGGSTVVTVPSGATETAGDEHATAAIEVTAVADEAEQK from the exons ATGGCTGAAGATGAGGACAGTTTGGAGGCAGAGATTGTCTACCCCATCACCTGCGGGGACAGCAAAGCCAACCTCATCTGGAGAAAGTTTGTGTGCCCCGGGATCAACGTGAAGTGTGTGCAG TTTGACGATCACTTAATTAGCCCCAAAGAGTTTGTCCACTTGGCGGGCAAGTCGACCCTGAAGGATTGGAAGCGGGCGATCCGGATGAACGGGATCATGCTCCG GAAGATCATGGACTCGGGAGAGCTGGATTTCTACCAGCACACGAAGGTCTGTTCCAACACCTGCCGGAGCACCAAAATTGACCTGACAGGAGCCAGAGTGTCTTTGACCAGCCAGACATCGACGGAGTACATCCCTCTCACTCCCGCTTCTGCGGATG TGAACGGATCCCCAGCTACAATTACCATAGAAACGTGCGAGGATACCAGCGATTGGAGCACCAGCATCGGAG atgaCACCTTTGCTTTCTGGCGAGGCCTGAAGGACACAGGTCTCCTGGAAGAAGTCATCCACGAGTTCCACCAGGAGCTGGTGGAGACCATGAAGGGCTTGCAGCAGCGAGCGCAGGACCCCCCGCTGCAGCTCGGTG ATGCCATTTTACTCAACAACGTCGTCCAGAACTTCGGTATGCTGGACCTGGTCAAGAAGGTGCTGGCCAGCCACAAGTGTCAGATGGATCGCTCGAGGGAGCAGTACGCGCGGGATTTAGCAG ctctggAGCAGCAGTGTGATGAGCACCGGAAGCGAGCGAAGGAGCTGAAGCACAAATCGCAGCATCTCAACAACGTCCTGATGACCCTCACGCCAGTCTCCGTCCCCGCGCCTCTAAAACGTCCCAGGCTGACCAGGGCCACCTCCGGCCCAGCTGCCATCACCTCCCAAGTCCTGTCGCAGCCGGCACAGCTCGCCGTCACCCCCGGCGTGCCCGTCTCCCAGCTTACCAACCTCCCTCTCGGCAAAGTGGTCTCGGCCCTCCCGCCCTCGGTGCTGGGGAAGAGCCCGTCGCAGCCTCCTGCCACCAGCTCCCcagcctccccactgctgggagGGTACACGGTGCTGGCCTCTGCCGGCTCCACCTTCCCCGGGACGGTGGAGATTCACCCGGACGCTTCCAACCTGAcggtgctgagcacagcagcGGTCCAGGACGGCAGCACCGTGGTGAAGGTGGTGAGTCCCTTCCAGCTCCTGACGCTGCCGGGACTCGGCACCACCATCCAGAACGTGACACAAATGGCTCCTGGCGGGAGCACGGTCGTGACCGTCCCGTCCGGTGCCACCGAGACCGCTGGGGACGAGCACGCCACCGCCGCCATCGAGGTGACAGCAGTGGCCGACGAGGCGGAGCAGAAGTGA
- the GMEB2 gene encoding glucocorticoid modulatory element-binding protein 2 isoform X1: MATPDVSVHMEEVVVVTTPDGAVDGAGVEEVKTVLVTTNLSQHGGDINEDTLETENAAAAAAAAFTASTHLKEAVLVKMAEDEDSLEAEIVYPITCGDSKANLIWRKFVCPGINVKCVQFDDHLISPKEFVHLAGKSTLKDWKRAIRMNGIMLRKIMDSGELDFYQHTKVCSNTCRSTKIDLTGARVSLTSQTSTEYIPLTPASADVNGSPATITIETCEDTSDWSTSIGDDTFAFWRGLKDTGLLEEVIHEFHQELVETMKGLQQRAQDPPLQLGDAILLNNVVQNFGMLDLVKKVLASHKCQMDRSREQYARDLAALEQQCDEHRKRAKELKHKSQHLNNVLMTLTPVSVPAPLKRPRLTRATSGPAAITSQVLSQPAQLAVTPGVPVSQLTNLPLGKVVSALPPSVLGKSPSQPPATSSPASPLLGGYTVLASAGSTFPGTVEIHPDASNLTVLSTAAVQDGSTVVKVVSPFQLLTLPGLGTTIQNVTQMAPGGSTVVTVPSGATETAGDEHATAAIEVTAVADEAEQK, encoded by the exons CGGTGACATAAACGAAGACACGCTGGAGACTGAAAATGCAGCTGCGGCGGCTGCTGCCGCCTTCACAGCCTCCACGCACCTGAAGGAAGCCGTCCTAG TGAAGATGGCTGAAGATGAGGACAGTTTGGAGGCAGAGATTGTCTACCCCATCACCTGCGGGGACAGCAAAGCCAACCTCATCTGGAGAAAGTTTGTGTGCCCCGGGATCAACGTGAAGTGTGTGCAG TTTGACGATCACTTAATTAGCCCCAAAGAGTTTGTCCACTTGGCGGGCAAGTCGACCCTGAAGGATTGGAAGCGGGCGATCCGGATGAACGGGATCATGCTCCG GAAGATCATGGACTCGGGAGAGCTGGATTTCTACCAGCACACGAAGGTCTGTTCCAACACCTGCCGGAGCACCAAAATTGACCTGACAGGAGCCAGAGTGTCTTTGACCAGCCAGACATCGACGGAGTACATCCCTCTCACTCCCGCTTCTGCGGATG TGAACGGATCCCCAGCTACAATTACCATAGAAACGTGCGAGGATACCAGCGATTGGAGCACCAGCATCGGAG atgaCACCTTTGCTTTCTGGCGAGGCCTGAAGGACACAGGTCTCCTGGAAGAAGTCATCCACGAGTTCCACCAGGAGCTGGTGGAGACCATGAAGGGCTTGCAGCAGCGAGCGCAGGACCCCCCGCTGCAGCTCGGTG ATGCCATTTTACTCAACAACGTCGTCCAGAACTTCGGTATGCTGGACCTGGTCAAGAAGGTGCTGGCCAGCCACAAGTGTCAGATGGATCGCTCGAGGGAGCAGTACGCGCGGGATTTAGCAG ctctggAGCAGCAGTGTGATGAGCACCGGAAGCGAGCGAAGGAGCTGAAGCACAAATCGCAGCATCTCAACAACGTCCTGATGACCCTCACGCCAGTCTCCGTCCCCGCGCCTCTAAAACGTCCCAGGCTGACCAGGGCCACCTCCGGCCCAGCTGCCATCACCTCCCAAGTCCTGTCGCAGCCGGCACAGCTCGCCGTCACCCCCGGCGTGCCCGTCTCCCAGCTTACCAACCTCCCTCTCGGCAAAGTGGTCTCGGCCCTCCCGCCCTCGGTGCTGGGGAAGAGCCCGTCGCAGCCTCCTGCCACCAGCTCCCcagcctccccactgctgggagGGTACACGGTGCTGGCCTCTGCCGGCTCCACCTTCCCCGGGACGGTGGAGATTCACCCGGACGCTTCCAACCTGAcggtgctgagcacagcagcGGTCCAGGACGGCAGCACCGTGGTGAAGGTGGTGAGTCCCTTCCAGCTCCTGACGCTGCCGGGACTCGGCACCACCATCCAGAACGTGACACAAATGGCTCCTGGCGGGAGCACGGTCGTGACCGTCCCGTCCGGTGCCACCGAGACCGCTGGGGACGAGCACGCCACCGCCGCCATCGAGGTGACAGCAGTGGCCGACGAGGCGGAGCAGAAGTGA